One segment of Leptidea sinapis chromosome 33, ilLepSina1.1, whole genome shotgun sequence DNA contains the following:
- the LOC126974671 gene encoding facilitated trehalose transporter Tret1-like yields MACNDIYFWRQCLILITMGISDMGMGFLLSFPAALNAALLSANSTDITATPDQVSWLTSLYGMSGMIGFLFIPSLMQSRGRKLTHILLNIFTGLGFFLTYLANSITMLFIGRLLQGLSATGITLTVIILAEYSHPKRRGYFLAAQGMFLCAGSLMCHALSAFYAWRNIAAVAMLFLLTAIILAFTWPESPPFLAKKRQFEECDRVHTWLFGNSKESRGHLEALISAQSKQNIGCRNSFFSNIKEIFTAFGKGYFLRSVIVVIVLTLIVDASGRYFILVYLSQMFVDITGNASIAFYCSLGVDITMMISSLLFIVIIHLFNRKTILFVTGFITTFLLYVVSLTVHLVASNDQSILSVWLAPGLIILSTFVANIGIVPVAFIIIGEIFPLEHRGLGGSIGGIVFTILYAITMKFIPSLLEYIGTQGAFAVFASCMLVCLVILIYTLNETKDKSLQEIEDEMKGIKRTQIILMTEEGVANT; encoded by the exons ATGGCCTGTAATGATATTTACTTTTGGCGGcag TGCCTCATTCTTATTACCATGGGTATTAGTGATATGGGAATGGGATTTCTTCTAAGTTTTCCAGCAGCCTTAAACGCTGCATTATTATCTGCCAATTCAACCGATATTACAGCAACGCCTGACCAAGTTTCATGgctaa CTTCACTTTACGGGATGTCGGGTATGATTGGGTTTTTATTCATACCATCATTAATGCAAAGTCGAGGAAGAAAATTAACCCATATACTACTAAATATTTTCACGGGTCTcggattttttcttacttaTTTAGCAAATAGCATTACCATGCTTTTTATTGGAAGACTACTGCAGGGCTTATCTGCGACTGGAATTACACTCACAGTTATAATATTAGCTGAATATTCTCATCCAAAACGTAGAGGCTATTTTCTGGCAGCCCAAGGTATGTTTTTGTGTGCTGGGTCACTGATGTGTCACGCCTTATCTGCCTTTTACGCTTGGAGGAATATTGCTGCAGTAGCAATGCTATTTTTACTTACAGCCATAATTCTAGCATTCACATGGCCTGAAAGTCCACCATTTTTAGCCAAGAAAAGACAATTTGAAGAATGTGATAGGGTACATACGTGGCTATTTGGTAATTCGAAAGAAAGCAGAGGTCATTTAGAAGCGTTAATTTCTGCACAGTCGAAACAAAACATTGGATGTAGAAATAGTTTTTTTAGcaatattaaagaaatttttaCTGCATTTGGGAAAGGATATTTCTTGCGATCTGTTATCGTAGTAATTGTATTAACATTAATTGTTGATGCTTCTGGAAGatactttattttagtttatctTAGTCAAATGTTTGTTGATATAACTGGTAATGCATCAATTGCTTTCTATTGTTCCCTAGGTGTAGACATCACTATGATGATTTCTTCATTGTTATTTATCgtaattatacatttatttaacagaaAAACTATTTTGTTTGTGACAGGCTTTATCACaacttttttgttatatgtTGTAAGTTTAACAGTTCATTTAGTAGCATCAAATGATCAATCTATACTGTCAGTTTGGTTGGCGCCAGGCTTAATAATACTTAGTACTTTTGTAGCTAATATCGGAATAGTACCAGTAGCGTTTATAATTATTGGTGAAATATTTCCTTTAGAACACAGGGGCTTAGGAGGGTCAATTGGAGGAATTGTTTTCACAATTTTATACGCTATTACCATGAAATTTATCCCGTCATTATTAGAATATATAGGCACTCAAGGAGCATTTGCTGTTTTTGCATCTTGCATGCTAGTATGCTTAGTGATATTGATA
- the LOC126974673 gene encoding facilitated trehalose transporter Tret1-like isoform X3, with amino-acid sequence MACYKDVYYWRQILVFISMGLHKMGIGFQLSFPAALNAALLSNTTDITATPDQVSSLTATFGVSGMVGFIFFPSIMQSRGRKLTHILLNSFVILGFLLTYLANNVTMLFIGRILQGFSGTGVTLSSIIMAEYSHPKRRGLFLAAMGMWMCFGSLICHALSAFLNWRNIAAIAMLPLFTALILTFIWPESPSFLAMKRKFVECDQSHTWLFGDSKESKDILNALIAAQSEQNSDGSNVFCKNIKNIVTAFGKGYFLRPLFVVIVLTLVVDVSGRYFILVYLNQMFVEIIGDASIAFYCSLGVDITMMISLLLFIVIIRLFNRKRILFVTGFCATILLYVISLTAHLKFMNGELVHSAWMMPSLIVLTIFVANSGIVPLAFIIIGEIFPLEHRGLGGSLGGMVFTALYGITMKCIPVLIETIGTQGVFAVCGSCMLVCLVLLKFTLNETKDKTLQEIEDEFKGVKRAKIILMSEEVITD; translated from the exons ATGGCCTGTTATAAGGATGTTTACTATTGGCGTCAG ATCCTGGTATTCATCAGCATGGGTCTCCATAAGATGGGTATAGGATTTCAATTAAGTTTCCCTGCAGCCTTAAACGCAGCGTTGTTATCTAATACAACCGATATAACAGCAACTCCTGACCAAGTTTCGTCGCTAA CTGCGACTTTCGGAGTATCTGGTATGGTTGGATTTATATTCTTTCCTTCAATAATGCAGAGTCGAGGAAGAAAATTGACTCATATACTTCTCAATAGTTTTGTAATCCTTGGATTTCTTTTAACTTACTTAGCGAACAATGTGACGATGCTTTTTATTGGAAGAATACTTCAGGGTTTTTCTGGAACTGGTGTTACCCTTTCAAGTATAATAATGGCTGAATATTCTCATCCGAAACGTAGAGGGCTTTTTCTGGCAGCGATGGGTATGTGGATGTGTTTCGGATCACTTATCTGTCATGCTTTATCCGCTTTTTTGAATTGGAGGAACATTGCTGCTATAGCAATGCTGCCGTTATTTACAGCGTTGATTCTAACATTCATTTGGCCGGAAAGTCCATCGTTCTTAGcaatgaaaagaaaatttgtgGAATGTGATCAGTCACATACATGGCTATTTGGAGATTCAAAAGAAAGTAAAGATATCTTAAACGCATTAATTGCTGCACAGTCAGAACAAAACAGTGATGGAAGTAATGTTTTTtgcaaaaatatcaaaaacatTGTGACTGCTTTTGGGAAAGGATATTTTTTGCGACCTCTTTTCGTAGTAATTGTGTTAACATTAGTGGTTGATGTTTCTGGAAGatactttattttagtttatttgaaTCAAATGTTTGTTGAAATAATTGGTGATGCGTCAATTGCTTTCTATTGTTCTTTAGGTGTTGACATCACAATGATGATTTCCTTATTGTTATTTATCGTAATTATACGTTTGTTTAACAgaaaaagaattttgtttgtgaCAGGCTTTTGCGCGACTATTTTGTTATACGTAATAAGTTTAACAGcgcatttaaaatttatgaacggtgAATTAGTGCATTCAGCGTGGATGATGCCGAGTTTGATAGTTTTGACTATTTTTGTAGCTAACAGCGGCATAGTACCACTTGCATTTATCATTATTGGTGAAATATTTCCATTAGAACACAGGGGTTTAGGAGGATCACTTGGTGGAATGGTCTTTACAGCCTTATACGGTATTACCATGAAATGTATCCCAGTGTTAATAGAAACCATAGGCACTCAAGGAGTATTTGCTGTATGTGGATCTTGCATGCTTGTATGTTTAGTGTTATTGAAATTTACACTGAATGAAACAAAAGATAAAACTTTACAAGAAATAGAAGATGAGTTTAAGGGTGTTAAGAGAGCCAAAATTATTCTAATGTCGGAGGAAGTCATAACAGATTGA
- the LOC126974673 gene encoding facilitated trehalose transporter Tret1-like isoform X4 — MPCNKDVYYWRQILVFISMGLHNMGMGFQLSFPAALNAALLSNTTDITATPDQVSSLTATFGVSGMVGFIFFPSIMQSRGRKLTHILLNSFVILGFLLTYLANNVTMLFIGRILQGFSGTGVTLSSIIMAEYSHPKRRGLFLAAMGMWMCFGSLICHALSAFLNWRNIAAIAMLPLFTALILTFIWPESPSFLAMKRKFVECDQSHTWLFGDSKESKDILNALIAAQSEQNSDGSNVFCKNIKNIVTAFGKGYFLRPLFVVIVLTLVVDVSGRYFILVYLNQMFVEIIGDASIAFYCSLGVDITMMISLLLFIVIIRLFNRKRILFVTGFCATILLYVISLTAHLKFMNGELVHSAWMMPSLIVLTIFVANSGIVPLAFIIIGEIFPLEHRGLGGSLGGMVFTALYGITMKCIPVLIETIGTQGVFAVCGSCMLVCLVLLKFTLNETKDKTLQEIEDEFKGVKRAKIILMSEEVITD; from the exons ATCCTGGTATTCATCAGCATGGGTCTCCATAACATGGGCATGGGATTTCAATTAAGTTTCCCTGCAGCCTTAAACGCAGCGTTATTATCTAATACAACCGATATAACAGCAACTCCTGACCAAGTTTCGTCGCTAA CTGCGACTTTCGGAGTATCTGGTATGGTTGGATTTATATTCTTTCCTTCAATAATGCAGAGTCGAGGAAGAAAATTGACTCATATACTTCTCAATAGTTTTGTAATCCTTGGATTTCTTTTAACTTACTTAGCGAACAATGTGACGATGCTTTTTATTGGAAGAATACTTCAGGGTTTTTCTGGAACTGGTGTTACCCTTTCAAGTATAATAATGGCTGAATATTCTCATCCGAAACGTAGAGGGCTTTTTCTGGCAGCGATGGGTATGTGGATGTGTTTCGGATCACTTATCTGTCATGCTTTATCCGCTTTTTTGAATTGGAGGAACATTGCTGCTATAGCAATGCTGCCGTTATTTACAGCGTTGATTCTAACATTCATTTGGCCGGAAAGTCCATCGTTCTTAGcaatgaaaagaaaatttgtgGAATGTGATCAGTCACATACATGGCTATTTGGAGATTCAAAAGAAAGTAAAGATATCTTAAACGCATTAATTGCTGCACAGTCAGAACAAAACAGTGATGGAAGTAATGTTTTTtgcaaaaatatcaaaaacatTGTGACTGCTTTTGGGAAAGGATATTTTTTGCGACCTCTTTTCGTAGTAATTGTGTTAACATTAGTGGTTGATGTTTCTGGAAGatactttattttagtttatttgaaTCAAATGTTTGTTGAAATAATTGGTGATGCGTCAATTGCTTTCTATTGTTCTTTAGGTGTTGACATCACAATGATGATTTCCTTATTGTTATTTATCGTAATTATACGTTTGTTTAACAgaaaaagaattttgtttgtgaCAGGCTTTTGCGCGACTATTTTGTTATACGTAATAAGTTTAACAGcgcatttaaaatttatgaacggtgAATTAGTGCATTCAGCGTGGATGATGCCGAGTTTGATAGTTTTGACTATTTTTGTAGCTAACAGCGGCATAGTACCACTTGCATTTATCATTATTGGTGAAATATTTCCATTAGAACACAGGGGTTTAGGAGGATCACTTGGTGGAATGGTCTTTACAGCCTTATACGGTATTACCATGAAATGTATCCCAGTGTTAATAGAAACCATAGGCACTCAAGGAGTATTTGCTGTATGTGGATCTTGCATGCTTGTATGTTTAGTGTTATTGAAATTTACACTGAATGAAACAAAAGATAAAACTTTACAAGAAATAGAAGATGAGTTTAAGGGTGTTAAGAGAGCCAAAATTATTCTAATGTCGGAGGAAGTCATAACAGATTGA
- the LOC126974673 gene encoding facilitated trehalose transporter Tret1-like isoform X6 has translation MGLHKMGIGFQLSFPAALNAALLSNTTDITATPDQVSSLTATFGVSGMVGFIFFPSIMQSRGRKLTHILLNSFVILGFLLTYLANNVTMLFIGRILQGFSGTGVTLSSIIMAEYSHPKRRGLFLAAMGMWMCFGSLICHALSAFLNWRNIAAIAMLPLFTALILTFIWPESPSFLAMKRKFVECDQSHTWLFGDSKESKDILNALIAAQSEQNSDGSNVFCKNIKNIVTAFGKGYFLRPLFVVIVLTLVVDVSGRYFILVYLNQMFVEIIGDASIAFYCSLGVDITMMISLLLFIVIIRLFNRKRILFVTGFCATILLYVISLTAHLKFMNGELVHSAWMMPSLIVLTIFVANSGIVPLAFIIIGEIFPLEHRGLGGSLGGMVFTALYGITMKCIPVLIETIGTQGVFAVCGSCMLVCLVLLKFTLNETKDKTLQEIEDEFKGVKRAKIILMSEEVITD, from the exons ATGGGTCTCCATAAGATGGGTATAGGATTTCAATTAAGTTTCCCTGCAGCCTTAAACGCAGCGTTGTTATCTAATACAACCGATATAACAGCAACTCCTGACCAAGTTTCGTCGCTAA CTGCGACTTTCGGAGTATCTGGTATGGTTGGATTTATATTCTTTCCTTCAATAATGCAGAGTCGAGGAAGAAAATTGACTCATATACTTCTCAATAGTTTTGTAATCCTTGGATTTCTTTTAACTTACTTAGCGAACAATGTGACGATGCTTTTTATTGGAAGAATACTTCAGGGTTTTTCTGGAACTGGTGTTACCCTTTCAAGTATAATAATGGCTGAATATTCTCATCCGAAACGTAGAGGGCTTTTTCTGGCAGCGATGGGTATGTGGATGTGTTTCGGATCACTTATCTGTCATGCTTTATCCGCTTTTTTGAATTGGAGGAACATTGCTGCTATAGCAATGCTGCCGTTATTTACAGCGTTGATTCTAACATTCATTTGGCCGGAAAGTCCATCGTTCTTAGcaatgaaaagaaaatttgtgGAATGTGATCAGTCACATACATGGCTATTTGGAGATTCAAAAGAAAGTAAAGATATCTTAAACGCATTAATTGCTGCACAGTCAGAACAAAACAGTGATGGAAGTAATGTTTTTtgcaaaaatatcaaaaacatTGTGACTGCTTTTGGGAAAGGATATTTTTTGCGACCTCTTTTCGTAGTAATTGTGTTAACATTAGTGGTTGATGTTTCTGGAAGatactttattttagtttatttgaaTCAAATGTTTGTTGAAATAATTGGTGATGCGTCAATTGCTTTCTATTGTTCTTTAGGTGTTGACATCACAATGATGATTTCCTTATTGTTATTTATCGTAATTATACGTTTGTTTAACAgaaaaagaattttgtttgtgaCAGGCTTTTGCGCGACTATTTTGTTATACGTAATAAGTTTAACAGcgcatttaaaatttatgaacggtgAATTAGTGCATTCAGCGTGGATGATGCCGAGTTTGATAGTTTTGACTATTTTTGTAGCTAACAGCGGCATAGTACCACTTGCATTTATCATTATTGGTGAAATATTTCCATTAGAACACAGGGGTTTAGGAGGATCACTTGGTGGAATGGTCTTTACAGCCTTATACGGTATTACCATGAAATGTATCCCAGTGTTAATAGAAACCATAGGCACTCAAGGAGTATTTGCTGTATGTGGATCTTGCATGCTTGTATGTTTAGTGTTATTGAAATTTACACTGAATGAAACAAAAGATAAAACTTTACAAGAAATAGAAGATGAGTTTAAGGGTGTTAAGAGAGCCAAAATTATTCTAATGTCGGAGGAAGTCATAACAGATTGA
- the LOC126974673 gene encoding facilitated trehalose transporter Tret1-like isoform X7 produces the protein MVGFIFFPSIMQSRGRKLTHILLNSFVILGFLLTYLANNVTMLFIGRILQGFSGTGVTLSSIIMAEYSHPKRRGLFLAAMGMWMCFGSLICHALSAFLNWRNIAAIAMLPLFTALILTFIWPESPSFLAMKRKFVECDQSHTWLFGDSKESKDILNALIAAQSEQNSDGSNVFCKNIKNIVTAFGKGYFLRPLFVVIVLTLVVDVSGRYFILVYLNQMFVEIIGDASIAFYCSLGVDITMMISLLLFIVIIRLFNRKRILFVTGFCATILLYVISLTAHLKFMNGELVHSAWMMPSLIVLTIFVANSGIVPLAFIIIGEIFPLEHRGLGGSLGGMVFTALYGITMKCIPVLIETIGTQGVFAVCGSCMLVCLVLLKFTLNETKDKTLQEIEDEFKGVKRAKIILMSEEVITD, from the coding sequence ATGGTTGGATTTATATTCTTTCCTTCAATAATGCAGAGTCGAGGAAGAAAATTGACTCATATACTTCTCAATAGTTTTGTAATCCTTGGATTTCTTTTAACTTACTTAGCGAACAATGTGACGATGCTTTTTATTGGAAGAATACTTCAGGGTTTTTCTGGAACTGGTGTTACCCTTTCAAGTATAATAATGGCTGAATATTCTCATCCGAAACGTAGAGGGCTTTTTCTGGCAGCGATGGGTATGTGGATGTGTTTCGGATCACTTATCTGTCATGCTTTATCCGCTTTTTTGAATTGGAGGAACATTGCTGCTATAGCAATGCTGCCGTTATTTACAGCGTTGATTCTAACATTCATTTGGCCGGAAAGTCCATCGTTCTTAGcaatgaaaagaaaatttgtgGAATGTGATCAGTCACATACATGGCTATTTGGAGATTCAAAAGAAAGTAAAGATATCTTAAACGCATTAATTGCTGCACAGTCAGAACAAAACAGTGATGGAAGTAATGTTTTTtgcaaaaatatcaaaaacatTGTGACTGCTTTTGGGAAAGGATATTTTTTGCGACCTCTTTTCGTAGTAATTGTGTTAACATTAGTGGTTGATGTTTCTGGAAGatactttattttagtttatttgaaTCAAATGTTTGTTGAAATAATTGGTGATGCGTCAATTGCTTTCTATTGTTCTTTAGGTGTTGACATCACAATGATGATTTCCTTATTGTTATTTATCGTAATTATACGTTTGTTTAACAgaaaaagaattttgtttgtgaCAGGCTTTTGCGCGACTATTTTGTTATACGTAATAAGTTTAACAGcgcatttaaaatttatgaacggtgAATTAGTGCATTCAGCGTGGATGATGCCGAGTTTGATAGTTTTGACTATTTTTGTAGCTAACAGCGGCATAGTACCACTTGCATTTATCATTATTGGTGAAATATTTCCATTAGAACACAGGGGTTTAGGAGGATCACTTGGTGGAATGGTCTTTACAGCCTTATACGGTATTACCATGAAATGTATCCCAGTGTTAATAGAAACCATAGGCACTCAAGGAGTATTTGCTGTATGTGGATCTTGCATGCTTGTATGTTTAGTGTTATTGAAATTTACACTGAATGAAACAAAAGATAAAACTTTACAAGAAATAGAAGATGAGTTTAAGGGTGTTAAGAGAGCCAAAATTATTCTAATGTCGGAGGAAGTCATAACAGATTGA